The Mycobacterium avium subsp. avium genomic sequence GAAGACTGAGCAAATGGCCGATCCCCGAACCGACCCGTTCGAAAAGCTGGTGGCGCTGCTGAACTACCCCATGTTCGTCGTCACCACCCAGTCCGACGGCACCCCGGCCGGCTGCCTGGTGGGGTTCGCCAGCCAGGCCAGCATCCACCCGCCCCGGTTCCTGGTCGGCCTGTCGCGGCGCAACCACACCTTCCGCACCGCGCGCGACGCCACCCACCTGGCCGTGCACGTGTTCGACCACGACCACCTGGACGTGGCTGAGCTGTTCGGCAGCCAGACCAGCGACAAGGTCGACAAGTTCGACCGCTGTTCCTGGCATCCCGGCCCGCACCGGCTGC encodes the following:
- a CDS encoding flavin reductase family protein, with translation MADPRTDPFEKLVALLNYPMFVVTTQSDGTPAGCLVGFASQASIHPPRFLVGLSRRNHTFRTARDATHLAVHVFDHDHLDVAELFGSQTSDKVDKFDRCSWHPGPHRLPILDDAAAWFAGEILDRFSLGDHVGHLLAPVDGSPPRQLESWVSFGDVRHLEPGHEA